CGCCCATCAGCGCGTACGCGAGCTTGCGGTTCATCCGGTCCGACAGCCAGCCGCCCACCAGCGAGCCCACCGCGCCGGTGATGCCCATGCCCAGGCCGCTCACCAGCTCCACCGTGTGCTCCGGCACCTGGTACGCGCCCGCCATCGCGCTGAAGAGGTTGGTGAGCGCGCCGCAGCTCACCGGCGCCAGGCAGAGGATCAGCATGATGAGCCCGTCGCGGCTGAACGCCGTCTTCGCCAGGTCCACCACGATGCTCTTCACCCGGTCCACCGCCGCCCGCAGCAGCGGCCCCGTGGGCGCGGTCGCCGGGTCGTGCCGCTCGGTGATCCAGAAGATGCCCGCGCCGCTGGCCAGCACCAGCGTGGAGAGCACGATGCCCGCCACCTGCCGGGAGAACCGGCTGGCGAGGAAGATGGCCAGCGCACCCATGAGCGCGGTGGAGCCCACGTTGCCCGCCATCTGCCAGCCGCCCGTGCGCCCCTTGTCGGACGGCTTGGACGTCGTGGCCATCAGCCCGTTGAGCGCCGCGTGCGCCGTCGTCGCCGCCGCCTGCAGCGCGGTGAGCAGCAGCGTGAAGAGGCCCAGGTGCTGCCCGGGCTCCGGGAACACCGCGCACGCGAGGATCAGCACCGCGGTGAGCAGCGTGCTCACGCCGTACCAGACGCGGCGCCACGGCCCCAGGTCGATGAGCGGCACCCACAAGAGCTTCCACGCGTGCGGCGAGAAGGCCGTGCCCGACAGCACGCCAATCTCCGCCAGCGGCATCCCGTCCTTCGCCAGCCAGTACGGCACCGCCGTCTGCAGGTAGCCCACGGCGGCGCCGAACTGCACCTCCAGGAGGCCGAACAGCGGGGGCCAGGACCAACGCGCTTCCTCGGCGGGCGCCGTGGCGGGGAGGGCGGTCTCTTGTTCAATCAAGGGCGACACCTACAGGGGAGGACAGGGGAGGGTGGGATTCTAGACAGCTCCCGCGTCCTGCACAGGGCAACGCACTGCGCCGTCCCCTCGGAAGCACGGGGTGGGAGAGTCCCCTTCAACGGGGAGTCCTGGTTCATGGGGAAAGGCGGGACTAGCTTGCCTGCGCTTCCTCCCCAACCCCGAGGTCCCCCGATGACGTTGAAGACCCGACTGCTGGTCGTCTCCACGGCCGGCCTGTTCGCCGCCGCGCCCGCCGTGGCCAAGCCGCTGGATGGCGCCAGCACCGACGTGATGATCCAGGGCTTCCACTGGAACTCCGCCAGCGCGGGCGGCTGGTGGAACACGGTGAAGAACAACGCGGCCACGCTGAAGGCCGCGGGCTTCACGATGATCTGGCTGCCGCCGCCCTCCGACGCGGCGTCCACGCAGGGCTACCTGCCCCGGCAGCTCAACGTGCTCAACTCCAGCTACGGCACGGAGGCGGAGCTCACCGCCGCGCTGTCCGCGCTCAACGCGCAGGGCGTGAAGCCCATCGCGGACATCGTGGTGAACCACCGCGTGGGCACCACGAACTGGGCGGACTTCACCAACCCCACCTGGAGCGGCTGCAGCGCGGTGGCCAAGGGCGACGAGTGGGCGAGCGCCTGCGGCAACCCCGACAGCGGCGAGGGCTACGCCGCGGCGCGCGACCTGGACCACTCGCAGGCGAACGTGCGCGCGGACCTGAAGACGTGGATGAACACCCGCCTGAAGGGCGTGGGGTTCCAGGGCTGGCGGTTCGACTTCGTGAAGGGCTTCGCGGGCAGCTACGTGAAGGAGTACGTGACGGACACCGCGCCGTGGTTCTGCGTCGGTGAGTTCTGGCCCACCAACTACTTCGACGCGAACAACCCCAACGACTGGAAGCAGCAGATCACCAACTGGGTGGACGCGACCACGGGCAGCTGCGCCGCGTTCGACTTCGCCACCAAGGGCCTGCT
This genomic window from Corallococcus caeni contains:
- a CDS encoding MFS transporter, giving the protein MIEQETALPATAPAEEARWSWPPLFGLLEVQFGAAVGYLQTAVPYWLAKDGMPLAEIGVLSGTAFSPHAWKLLWVPLIDLGPWRRVWYGVSTLLTAVLILACAVFPEPGQHLGLFTLLLTALQAAATTAHAALNGLMATTSKPSDKGRTGGWQMAGNVGSTALMGALAIFLASRFSRQVAGIVLSTLVLASGAGIFWITERHDPATAPTGPLLRAAVDRVKSIVVDLAKTAFSRDGLIMLILCLAPVSCGALTNLFSAMAGAYQVPEHTVELVSGLGMGITGAVGSLVGGWLSDRMNRKLAYALMGGATALCAFAMAAGPMTTSTYIWGSLAYSLANGAGFAAFAGMVLEMVSDGAAVTTKYSLFVAASNFAISYTTALDGHASEFRNIGTRATIAADGLITLVGITIVALIFALFLRKKPAAAPATA
- a CDS encoding glucan 1,4-alpha-maltotetraohydrolase domain-containing protein; translated protein: MTLKTRLLVVSTAGLFAAAPAVAKPLDGASTDVMIQGFHWNSASAGGWWNTVKNNAATLKAAGFTMIWLPPPSDAASTQGYLPRQLNVLNSSYGTEAELTAALSALNAQGVKPIADIVVNHRVGTTNWADFTNPTWSGCSAVAKGDEWASACGNPDSGEGYAAARDLDHSQANVRADLKTWMNTRLKGVGFQGWRFDFVKGFAGSYVKEYVTDTAPWFCVGEFWPTNYFDANNPNDWKQQITNWVDATTGSCAAFDFATKGLLNDVLTNNNYARLKAADGKPAGGIGWWPSRHVTFVDNHDTGPSETCGNGQNHWPVPCAKVMQGYAYVLTHPGIPTVYWAHYFNWGLGSSIKTLMDIRKSAGLTSDSTVSIQRAESGLYAAIIGGKVAMKIGSGAWSPGTGWTQAASGTDYTVWTSSGTTTPTTANVEFVCNNGTTVMGQNVYVAGSVAALDNWSPTTTKILSPTAYPTWRGTFALPANTTVQWKCLKRDGSGNVVWQGGSNNTVTTPAAGGSITTTASF